The Bacteroidota bacterium DNA segment CCATTTGTCGGCGCGGGGCTGGTAATTCCACATCCATTGCGGGTTGAGTTTTTTGCTGCTGAACTCATCGCTTCCCTGTGGAAACGATTTTTTTTGTCCCTGAACAGGTTTTTCGGCTTCCCAAACCGGTTCACCAATTTTGTCGTTGTCGTAATCTTTTCCGGCCATGGGCCAGCCATCCACCCAGGTTAACGGGAGCAACGCAATGGGGCGTCCGTTCTCATAACCTCCACCCTGATGGGTGAGAAAATACCATTTCTTGCCATCAGGTGTATCAATAATTGCCCCCTGATCAAACCTTCCGCCTGTGCTGTCAGGATGAACCATCAGGTATGTTTGAGTACCCTGCGGAGAAACATCGTACAAGCCCGGATCACCGGGCTTTCCGGGTGTTCCGTCGGACTTGGTTCCATAAAGGTTTTTCGAATGAATCATCACCGCCCGACGGTCATGGTCTTTACCAAAACATTCATTGTGATACAGGTAATAATAACCGTCTTTCTTGAATAGCTTATTTCCTTCACCCCATGTTGCTTCTGGCAGAATATTGGTGCCACGGTCAGTTTGATCCAACGTCTTAATCTTCATCTTATTGATGTCACCGTCTAGTAATTGGGTGCCATCGGGCGACATCTGGAAAAGAATCGGGAACCAGTTTTTCTGCGGATTGCTGGCTATCATGTAGGCTTTACCATCCTCGTCCCACAGCGGACAATTATCGTCCCAGTTCAGGCCAAACAGTTCCACGCCGTTTTTATCCTTCATCAATTGCACATTCCACGGGCCAGTGATTTTTTTTGCTGTTGCAACATAAAATCCACCTCCGTTGTAGGTAGTAAAATACACCCAAAACTTCTTGTTGTGGTAACGAAGCGAAGGCGCATAAATGCCTTTGCTGTAGTGATCCATCACGGTATAATCAAAACGCTTGTCCTTTAACTGGCGGGGTAAATCTTCGACCACGTATCCGATTGTCTTCCAATTGACAAGGTCACGCGAATGGAGGATCACGATTCCAGGTGAAAACTGGAAAGTTGAAGAAATTAGATAATAATCCTTCCCCATGCGTAACACGTCAGGGTCGCTATAGTCGGCAGGTAGAATCATATTGCGGTAGTTGCCGTTACCCAAATCGCCCCAGCGCTTTCCATTGTGTTGACCCAGTACCGATTGCCATTCGGATAAAAGCATAATTACAAGGACAATAGGTAAAAGATTTTTCTTCATTTTTTCTGATTCCATTATTTTTTCGAAATAAAGTAAATAATCATTTACTATTATTGAATATTTACGGCAAAAAATTGAACAATTCAGTTTTTTACACATTACAAACCAAATGTAGTGGCATACATACCGATAACCGACCCCACAAAGCCTTTGGCTTTTTTGGTACTGAGGTTGGTTATATCAACATCCTGAACTATGATTTTACGTTCCGCACCTTTTTCCTGATAATAAAACTTCGCTTTCCCCTCTTTAACAAGAACCCCCACCACCAACTCATCATTTGCTGCGTTGTCAGAAATCTCATTTTGGGCAATTACATCGAATATTCCATCCACTATACCCACGAGTTTTAACACCTGTTTTCCGCCTTCCGGCTTTTTCCAATGACGTAATAATTCTTTTCATTCTGAAAATAGGCCAATCCGGCCAACTCCTTTTCATTTGTCGGATTGAAGTTTAGCGCTGTTGAAGCCTCAAAATTCAGGTGCTGCTGGCGACAGGCAATAAAAGCCGGATTAACCAACTGGCTGAGGCTTCGAGGCAATGCTTTCATTTCGATTTTTCCACCGACTAATGTCCACCAGGTTTCGCGTGGTGTGCGCAGCATAATCCATCTCATATCCAGCTTTGGAGCATCAAAATCGTCGCGCCAGATAAGGTTTCCTGTTAACTTTTGGTCATTAGGCTGAAGTCCTTTTTGGGTTACAACCGCTGGAACTTCCTTCCCGTTTTCCAGAATTACAGGGAACCCATCTTCCCATTTTACCGGGAGCAAAAAAGTCTCGCGACCGGTATTAAATTGTTCGTCGGCATAAGGACGACAACCCAGGAAAACCGAATACCAGTCGCCAGCTGGCGTTTGAACCAGATCGGCGTGACCCACGTTGGTTACTTTATTTTTTCGGTCGGCTGGCAAACCCAATTGCCTGAGGATCGGGTTGTTTTTGTAAGGGAGATAAGGTCCCTTCACCTTCTCGCTGCGGAAAATCACCTCTTTATGTCCTGATTGCGTTCCGCCTTCGGCAGTCATCAGATAATACATTCCGTCCACTTTGTAAACATGAGGACCTTCAAGCCACCGTGGATGTTGCGTGGTATCGGGACCGCCGTCAACTATCACAGTACGTTCAGCTGACGCTTTTACTTTTTCCGCATCAAACTCATGCATCCAGATCACGGAGTGCCCGTTCCATTTCGGGTTTTCGCTGGACGAACTGTTTACGATATACCCTTTCCCATCATCGTCAAAAAAGATGGACGGGTCAATCCCTTTTACCTCGGGAAGTTTGATGGGATAGCTCCATCCTTTGAA contains these protein-coding regions:
- a CDS encoding glycoside hydrolase 43 family protein, whose amino-acid sequence is MKKNLLPIVLVIMLLSEWQSVLGQHNGKRWGDLGNGNYRNMILPADYSDPDVLRMGKDYYLISSTFQFSPGIVILHSRDLVNWKTIGYVVEDLPRQLKDKRFDYTVMDHYSKGIYAPSLRYHNKKFWVYFTTYNGGGFYVATAKKITGPWNVQLMKDKNGVELFGLNWDDNCPLWDEDGKAYMIASNPQKNWFPILFQMSPDGTQLLDGDINKMKIKTLDQTDRGTNILPEATWGEGNKLFKKDGYYYLYHNECFGKDHDRRAVMIHSKNLYGTKSDGTPGKPGDPGLYDVSPQGTQTYLMVHPDSTGGRFDQGAIIDTPDGKKWYFLTHQGGGYENGRPIALLPLTWVDGWPMAGKDYDNDKIGEPVWEAEKPVQGQKKSFPQGSDEFSSKKLNPQWMWNYQPRADKWSLTERRGYLRLHAFKPLTESTFFKAGNTICQRYIKSDEVQVDVKMDISGMVVGQEAGLCHFNGGKDYCTFGVKMMEKGKVIKYNDNGKVEEGEEITSNIIWIRSVISKDCVNTYYLSTDGINFRPFSGKYTLKWGGFRGDYIGIYNYNNLSENGFVDIDWFRYRF
- a CDS encoding family 43 glycosylhydrolase, whose protein sequence is EIAQYTANKPEGPFRFCKVLLKPRDAPAGTWNCGTHHNPAIKYIDGKYVLLFHTNTSTVDNWTKKSHVIGMVTATDINGPWTAPKMVLAPPAANDTAIWSYKIFGGIDNPALLKNPKNGKYYLYYRGSYKAPNGRTVNTYGVAISDKLEGPYVHYPKRITNNDETRFIEDPYVFVHKKKIYLLMTDNYLSKGLLLSSDDGLFFDFNEGTLGFDKMNKYVPDSILKNEPNYHADKFDRPSQLKLDGLGVSGGVYAPAIEYNEKNQTFYVINTVVGGIGNFIVKTKDPFKGWSYPIKLPEVKGIDPSIFFDDDGKGYIVNSSSSENPKWNGHSVIWMHEFDAEKVKASAERTVIVDGGPDTTQHPRWLEGPHVYKVDGMYYLMTAEGGTQSGHKEVIFRSEKVKGPYLPYKNNPILRQLGLPADRKNKVTNVGHADLVQTPAGDWYSVFLGCRPYADEQFNTGRETFLLPVKWEDGFPVILENGKEVPAVVTQKGLQPNDQKLTGNLIWRDDFDAPKLDMRWIMLRTPRETWWTLVGGKIEMKALPRSLSQLVNPAFIACRQQHLNFEASTALNFNPTNEKELAGLAYFQNEKNYYVIGKSRKAENRC